A region of Candidatus Brocadiaceae bacterium DNA encodes the following proteins:
- a CDS encoding GHMP kinase, translated as MIVRTRAYARVGFVGNPSDGYHGKTIAFTIGDYWSEVVLYESPELELRPSPQDQAVFGSLQQLLDDVRQSGYYGGIRLLKAATKVFAEYCAEAGEALPDRNFTIRYRTNIPRQVGLGGSSAIITAVMRALAAFFAVEIPEPVLPAVVLRAETGELGLTAGLQDRVVQAYGGVVYMDFARDYMDAHGHGRYERIRPELLPPVYLAYRRDLGKESSTAHIRVRDLYESGDATVVSTMAEIAALADEARALMEAGGYEGLAAVINRNFDLRARIFPIRPEDMKMIQSARATGASAKFCGSGGAIVGSYRDEAMLERLRDAMGRDGYEFLVPHVAPNNRPSHT; from the coding sequence ATGATCGTCCGAACAAGGGCCTACGCGCGTGTCGGATTCGTTGGCAACCCGTCCGACGGCTACCACGGTAAGACCATCGCCTTCACCATCGGCGACTACTGGTCCGAGGTGGTCCTGTATGAGAGCCCGGAACTCGAACTGCGTCCCAGCCCGCAGGACCAGGCCGTCTTCGGCAGCCTCCAGCAGTTGCTGGACGACGTGCGGCAGAGCGGCTACTACGGCGGCATCCGCCTCCTGAAGGCCGCCACGAAGGTCTTCGCGGAGTACTGTGCGGAGGCCGGCGAGGCGCTGCCCGACCGGAACTTCACCATCCGCTACCGCACGAACATCCCGCGGCAGGTGGGCCTGGGCGGCTCCAGCGCCATCATCACCGCCGTCATGCGCGCCCTGGCTGCCTTCTTCGCCGTCGAGATCCCGGAGCCGGTGCTTCCGGCCGTGGTGCTGCGCGCCGAGACCGGCGAACTGGGCCTCACGGCCGGGCTGCAGGACCGTGTTGTACAGGCCTACGGGGGCGTGGTCTACATGGACTTCGCGCGCGACTACATGGACGCCCACGGCCACGGCCGCTATGAGCGGATTCGACCGGAGCTTCTGCCGCCCGTCTACCTGGCCTATCGGCGCGACCTGGGCAAGGAGAGCTCGACCGCCCACATCCGCGTGCGGGACCTCTACGAGAGCGGGGACGCCACGGTGGTCTCCACGATGGCGGAGATCGCCGCCCTGGCCGACGAGGCGCGCGCCTTGATGGAAGCCGGCGGCTATGAGGGCCTGGCGGCGGTCATCAACCGGAACTTCGACCTGCGTGCGCGCATCTTCCCCATCCGGCCCGAGGACATGAAGATGATCCAGTCCGCGCGGGCGACCGGCGCCAGCGCGAAGTTCTGCGGGTCCGGCGGCGCCATCGTGGGCAGCTATCGTGACGAGGCGATGCTCGAACGGCTCCGCGACGCCATGGGCCGCGACGGCTACGAGTTCCTGGTGCCCCACGTGGCGCCGAACAACCGACCTTCGCATACCTGA
- a CDS encoding manganese efflux pump has translation MTLPHILLIAVGLAADAFAVSLAEGVALREVSVGHTTRVAAHFGVFQAAMPVVGWLAGSAMQSWLACVDHWVAFGLLALIGGKMLLDAATNFEAERVREPSCGARLLCLSVATSIDALAVGMSLAMLQVRIWVPALVIGLVTGGLSALGVQIGDRVGRRLGRWAEAAGGIVLCLIGLEILVHHMR, from the coding sequence ATGACTCTGCCGCACATCCTGCTCATCGCGGTCGGCCTGGCCGCCGACGCGTTTGCCGTCTCGCTGGCCGAGGGAGTCGCCCTCCGGGAGGTCAGCGTGGGACACACCACGCGGGTGGCCGCGCACTTCGGCGTCTTCCAGGCGGCCATGCCCGTGGTCGGCTGGCTGGCGGGCAGCGCCATGCAGAGCTGGCTGGCCTGCGTCGACCACTGGGTGGCGTTCGGGCTGCTTGCGCTCATCGGCGGGAAGATGCTGCTGGACGCGGCAACGAACTTCGAGGCCGAGAGGGTGCGGGAGCCGAGCTGCGGCGCGCGGCTGCTCTGCCTTTCGGTCGCCACCAGCATCGACGCGCTGGCCGTCGGCATGAGCCTGGCCATGCTGCAGGTGCGCATCTGGGTTCCGGCGCTTGTCATCGGGTTGGTTACGGGGGGCCTCAGCGCCCTCGGGGTCCAGATCGGCGACCGGGTCGGGCGGCGTCTGGGGCGATGGGCCGAGGCGGCGGGGGGCATCGTGCTGTGCCTGATCGGGTTGGAGATCCTCGTGCACCACATGCGCTGA
- a CDS encoding PIG-L family deacetylase: MKLMMIGAHPDDADLRAGGIAARYVERGGEAMLVSVTNGNAGHQEMAPDALAVRRKEEARRAGEVIGVDYVVLDHPDARLTPSVEVREELIGMIRAYRPDVVLAPRPFDYHPDHRAVGQLVIDASYLLTVPLVRPDVPILERVPVIAHTYDGYTKPLPFRADVVVDVDEYFEAQCRMTACHESQFFEWLPYNGGILDQVPATEPERWEWHVERMKRRLGFLADKYREAFVQRYGEEHGRRVFCGEVFELCEYGGRPDAETIERLFPR; this comes from the coding sequence ATGAAGCTGATGATGATCGGGGCTCACCCGGACGACGCCGATCTGCGGGCCGGCGGGATCGCCGCCCGCTACGTCGAGCGCGGGGGCGAGGCGATGCTGGTATCGGTCACGAACGGCAACGCCGGCCATCAGGAGATGGCGCCGGACGCGCTGGCCGTGCGGCGCAAGGAAGAGGCCCGGCGGGCGGGGGAGGTCATCGGGGTGGATTACGTCGTGCTGGACCATCCGGATGCACGCCTGACGCCCTCGGTGGAGGTCCGCGAGGAACTCATCGGCATGATCCGCGCCTACCGGCCCGACGTGGTGCTGGCTCCCCGGCCGTTCGACTACCACCCCGACCATCGCGCCGTCGGGCAACTGGTCATCGACGCGTCCTATCTGCTGACCGTGCCGCTCGTCCGTCCGGACGTGCCCATCCTGGAACGTGTGCCCGTCATCGCCCACACGTATGACGGCTACACGAAACCCTTGCCGTTCCGTGCGGACGTCGTTGTCGACGTGGACGAGTACTTCGAAGCCCAGTGCCGCATGACCGCCTGCCACGAGAGCCAGTTCTTCGAATGGCTGCCGTACAACGGCGGCATTCTGGACCAGGTCCCCGCAACCGAACCCGAGCGCTGGGAGTGGCACGTCGAGCGCATGAAGCGGCGCCTCGGCTTCCTGGCAGACAAGTATCGCGAGGCGTTCGTGCAGCGCTACGGCGAGGAACACGGTCGCCGGGTCTTCTGCGGCGAGGTGTTCGAGCTGTGCGAGTACGGCGGGCGGCCCGACGCCGAGACGATCGAGCGGCTCTTCCCGCGCTGA